CACGGCTCGGCGCCACGGTCGTACGAGATCGTCGCCGTCCTCATCGACGACCAGCCCGGTCAGCTGGCCCGCATCTTCGCGGACGCGGGACGGGCCGGGGTCAACGTCGAGGATGTCCGCATCGAGCACGCGACCGGACAACAGGCCGGTCTGGTGCAGCTGATGGTGGAGCCGCAGGCGGCGCCCGTACTGACCGCGGCGCTGCGGGAGCGGGGCTGGTCCATTCGGCAGTGAGTGCTCCGGCCCTCCGCCCGTAAGGAGGCCGCCGACGAGCCAGTACCCTTGTGCGGGGCCCTCGCGCGCCCCGCACCCCACCACACCGCACCAGGAAGGTGTCCCCCCGTGGAAAACGGCGCCGCCCAGCCCGTGATCGTCGCCATCGACGGTCCCTCCGGCACCGGCAAGTCGAGCACGTCGAAGGCCGTTGCCGCGCAGCTCGGTCTGAGCTACCTGGACACCGGCGCCCAGTACCGGGCGATCACGTGGTGGATGGTGACCAATGGGATCGACATCGAGGACCCGACCGCGATCGCCGCCGTGGCGGGCAAGGCGGAGATCGTCTCCGGCGACGACCCGGCCGACCCGACGATCACCGTCGACGGCACCGACGTCGCCGCCGCGATCCGCACCCAGGAGGTCACCTCCAAGGTCAGCGCCGTGAGCGCGGTGCCCGAGGTGCGGGCCCGGATCACCGAGCTACAGCGCTCGATCGCCGCCGGCGCGGAGAAGGGCATCGTCGTCGAGGGCCGGGACATCGGTACGACCGTGCTGCCCGACGCCGACCTCAAGATCTTCCTCACCGCCTCGCCGGAGGCGCGTGCCGCCCGCCGCAGCGGTGAGCTCAAGGGCGCCGACGTCCACGCCACCCGCGAGGCCCTGATCAAGCGGGACGCGGCCGACTCCTCCCGCAAGACCTCGCCGCTCGCCAAGGCGGACGACGCGGTGGAGGTGGACACCACCGAGCTCACGCTCGCGCAGGTCATCGAGTGCGTCGTCACCCTCGTCGAGGAGAAGCGGGCCGGGAAGTGACCGCACCCTCCCTGCGGGGCGCCGAGGTCGGGCGGCGTATCGGCGTCGGCCTGATGTACGGGCTGTGGAAGCCGCGCGTGCTCGGCGCCTGGAAGGTGCCCGCGGCCGGGCCGGTGATCTTCGCCGTCAACCACTCCCACAACATCGACGGCCCGATGGTCATGGGCGTCGCGCCCCGGCCGACGCACTTCCTGATCAAGAAGGAAGCGTTCATCGGCCCGCTCGACCCGTTCCTGCTCGGCATCGGCCAGGTCAAGGTCGACCGCTCGGGCACCGACCGCACGGCCATCACCCAGGCGCTCGACGTCCTGTCGGCCGGCGGCGTCCTCGGTATCTTCCCGGAGGGCACCCGGGGCGAGGGCGACTTCGCCGCGCTGCGCGCCGGGCTCGCGTACTTCGCGGTCCGCAGCGGCGCCCCGATCGTCCCGATCGCCGTACTGGGAAGTTCCGAGCGGCGGGGACGGTTGATAAAGGCGCTGCCTCCGTTGCGCAGCCGCGTCGACGTGGTCTTCGGTGACCCGTTCGAGGCGGGCGACGGCTCCGGGCGGCGCACCCGCAAGGCGCTCGACGAAGCGACCGAGCGCATCCAGAAGCAGCTCACCGTGCACCTGGAAAACGCCAGGCGCCTGACCGGGCGCTAGGCGACACTAAGTAGTGGATCAATCCGGAGAAACCGGCCGGTCCACCGATCACCACGATGAACGACGAGGTACGGACTTCATGAACGACCACATCCACTCCGAGGGCTCTTTCGCAGAGCACGACCACGGAGCGCTTGGCGATGCCGAGTACGCGGAGTTCATGGAGCTCGCCGCGGAAGAGGGCTTCGACCTCGAGGACGTCG
This DNA window, taken from Streptomyces sp. NBC_00663, encodes the following:
- the cmk gene encoding (d)CMP kinase; the protein is MENGAAQPVIVAIDGPSGTGKSSTSKAVAAQLGLSYLDTGAQYRAITWWMVTNGIDIEDPTAIAAVAGKAEIVSGDDPADPTITVDGTDVAAAIRTQEVTSKVSAVSAVPEVRARITELQRSIAAGAEKGIVVEGRDIGTTVLPDADLKIFLTASPEARAARRSGELKGADVHATREALIKRDAADSSRKTSPLAKADDAVEVDTTELTLAQVIECVVTLVEEKRAGK
- a CDS encoding lysophospholipid acyltransferase family protein, whose protein sequence is MRRHPRRGEAGREVTAPSLRGAEVGRRIGVGLMYGLWKPRVLGAWKVPAAGPVIFAVNHSHNIDGPMVMGVAPRPTHFLIKKEAFIGPLDPFLLGIGQVKVDRSGTDRTAITQALDVLSAGGVLGIFPEGTRGEGDFAALRAGLAYFAVRSGAPIVPIAVLGSSERRGRLIKALPPLRSRVDVVFGDPFEAGDGSGRRTRKALDEATERIQKQLTVHLENARRLTGR